The segment TTGTGCAAGGCAATTTCCAAACTCAGGAAACGTCAGAAGAATCAGCCGATGCCACCGATTTGCCGCCCAGCTTCGAGGCTCCTTCTCAGGCGTTGGCTCAGCATCTGTTGACCAATGCGTTGCCGCGAAGCACTCCGCGTACTGGAACTCCACTTGGCCCGGTTCCTCCGATTCTGAAGTCAGGTTCGCCGATCGACGGGCTGGGTCAGGCTTCCCGAGGGATGGCAGATTTGGCGATGAAGTCAGAAGTTCGACCAGTGGCCCCGCCTGCGCCTAACAAAAAAGACAGCAATGCCAGTGATGCTGGTGCCGGATTCGGCGGTCGTGCCGACAACGTCGAAGTCGCGCCTTCCACTGCAGCAGCCGGCATCCCTGCTCAGACTGCTGCCCGTCAACCAGTTGCGATTCCGAAGTCGCAGCAAGCAGAACTGGACAAGTTCCTCGACGATTCAGATCAGCAGCTTCGCCAGTACTTGATCCTTGTTCGCGGCGGCGAAGCGAAACGATAATTTGGGCCTGACAGGTCTGGCTAGAGTTCGTGCTCTTGAACGCGAATGCAGCGTTCTTCCATGCAAGCGAACGTCGCACACTTTCCGTTGTACTCCCAGCATTCGGCGCAGTGCGGTGTTTTGCATCGCTTGCAAACGACCATGTCGTGCATCACGTCATCGCTGCATATCGGGCAGCGAAAATCCTCGATCACCGCGGCCTGGTTCTCGCGCAGAAATTCCAACCCGTCGGCTTTGTGCAGCATCAGCTGGTCGAACAATTCGAGGCCTCCCTGAACGAAATCCAGCAGGTCCCGACCATGGCGGAACCACTGCTTTGAAATCGTCCGCAGTCGATCGTTTTCAAACTCGAATCGGATCTCAGCGGGATGCAAACCCTTCAGTTCGATCATTTTCCATTTGACGGCGTCAGTTAAGAGTTGTTTTGCGAAAACCGGATCGCTGGCGTGTACGCAAAACTGCCGATCAAAGTCCGCGTCTCCCGTTTCGAAATTTTCGACAGCCGCATCGGAATCCAGACTACGACTTTCGACACTCAGCGTCTGTCCGACAGGCAGCTCAAAATCAACTTCCAGGATTGTTTTTCTGGCGGCGTTTCCCCACGGCGTGCCAAAATGCTTCAGCCTCGCCATCGTGCGGCCATAGTCGAAAAGCAAAGCTGGTCGAAACACGTTTACTTCACCAAGCCTGTTGGGGCGAAGGTTCTCGGCGCCAAAGCGACTTCGTATCGGAGCGAGAATGGCATTTTTGGATTGACGCCGTTTTCTCCGCGACCTTCCGGTGCCGGTCAGCAGATTCACCATCCCGAAAACGATGGCGAACGCCCCAAGCAGAAAAACGACAAACAAAAGAATCGCTACACCAGCCATCTTTAGCCTCCTGTGTCAGACGATACGGCCTCGAACTTCATTTCGGATGCCTCCTGTTCCACCGCGACATCATCGTCGGTTTCGCGTCGCACAAGGAACATCCCTCCTCCACCAAGCAACAGACTTACCAACGCAGTTCCGACAAGCGCGCCCCAACCAAACGTCGTCGACTCGTCCGATTCGCCTTCGGCACTGGCGTCCTCAGCTTTCTCCGCCATCGTCGAAATCGTGGATTGCAGCGACGTCACCTGCTCGGACAACTCGTGAACCTGACGGTCGCGCACGTCGTATTCCGCAATCAATCGCTCCCGCTCCTGCTGCAGCAATTCGACGCGAGCCATCTGTCCATCCAGACCAGCCGCGAGTTGCTGCCGATCGGTCTCCATCTCCAACATCTGTTCAGCAAGTTGGTCTTTTCCCTGCGCGTTGGCCAGCGTCGACAGCGCCATCTTCAGCGATCGGTTTTCCAGCAACGGATCGTCTTCGGCAACCGCAGCGGCGTCTATGTCAGCCGGTGTTGCACTTTCGCCAGCGCCGCCCAGCTTCATCACCATAAATCCCATGAAGAACAACTGCGTCAACAGCATGGAAACCATCAACAGATCAAACCACGGTTTGCGAGTGTCCATAGCGGCACCTTGGGTTGTAGAACCGGGAATCGAATAGCCTGAATATCGTGGATCAGCATTCATGGGCGGCTCGTGATTATAAAGACTGGCAAAATGATTCAATTCGTCTTCGCGATAACGAATCGACGTCAGATAAAATCCGCCGGTTCGCTGAGTCTGATGGCTGTCGTCCCACTGGAACCAGCCACGGTCGTCGTTGCAAGGATCGATCACCAGTGCAACATCCAACGTTCGATTGAAAAAGTTGTTGCAGATGAACAAGTCCATCGGAGAAAGAAAAACAGTCCATCCAGGATGGGTGTGGTACCAGCCCACCATTTCCAGTTCGGGATGAAACTGATTTCGCTCGCCAGTAATCTGGCTCCACGTTTCGTGCGTGAATTTGAAACTGCCACGCGTCGCCTCGTAGTGACGTGCTCGCAACGAGTCAGTCACGACGACGAACGGCTTTCCGTCCGCGTCAATGCACTGCTTTCCCAACATCACGCCACCAAGTTCCACATTCGTGTTGGTGTGAGCGTGGGCTTCCATGTCACGCATCACATCAAGGTCGACGTAAATCGGCAAGTTGTCCGGATCGATTTCGCCAACCGCGGCGATACAGTAGTGCGCATCCCGATCCGGCCGAACTGCTTTCTGCGGTTCGTTCTGCTCGACATCGCCAAACTGAATCTCGGAACTCATGTGTTTACTTGAACGTGTTTCTTAACGCCTGAAGTGCAAAGGCTTCAGGAAATAAATTGTTACCCGATCGCACGGTGACATCCTCTGCTAGCCGGCCTTGTTGAGGAGAACAAAACGCGTCTCTGATGGCGTGCGAATTTTGATGACGTCCCAATCCGGAATACCAAGCGACGCAAGCGAACGGTTTGCAAACTCGCCATTGAGGGAAACCTCGCTGACTGTTTCTGGCTGCAAAGGTTGTTGGCAGGAATCGCATACTCCTTCGGACGAACCAACCAAACACAGTGGACGATCGATCTGCTTGTGAGACTCGCACGTTCTACAGTTTAGTCGAACCAGAAAGTCCCGATCGAGAATCAGCGTCGCCTCTTCAAGCTCTAAAAACTGACAGACCTCCTGCAAAGTCGACTCATGCGTCAGTTCCGACTCGATCACGTCTTCATACGTTTCGTGCGAAAGACAATCTTCCTTCGGTGTGAACTTTGTCTTGTAGAACTGATTCGCGGCACCATTGAAAACCATCGCCGAACCATCGTCGGTTGGCAGGTCGTGCAACAACTTGAGCGCCTCCTGGACTTGCATGCCGCCGATGATCGATGCAATCGTGGGAGCCGTCGGAACTTTCCCCTGTTGAATGTCCTCCTGTCGCAGCAAAGGGCAACTGTAGCGAAGCGAAATCAAGCGATAGTCGTTTTCCGTCATCCCACACTCGTAACATGGGCCATCGCCAGGAACGAAAACTTTGGTGACGCCGTTGATCTCCTGAATACCTCCGTCGATCCACGGAGTGTTTGCTTTCCATGACATTCGATTGACCCACAGTCGGGCTTCGCGATTGTCGAGGCAGCCGATAACCACATCCATGTCGCGAATCAAACCGATCCCAATGTCGGTCAGCACATTGCCCTCGATCGGAATCAGCGTGCAGTCAGGATTCAGGTCCGAGGCCATCTCCGTGATGACCGAGGCTTTGGGCTGGCCTTCGTGACGAGACCGAAACAGGACGCTTCGAGTCAGATTTGATTCCTGAACGACGTCAAAATCGATGATATAGATCGTGCCCACGCCCAACAGGCAGAGATTTTTAAGCACTTCGTTTCCAAGAGCACCGGCACCAACGACCAGGATTTTTGCGGCCGCGATTCTTTCCTGCTCCCACCAGCCGATCAGCTTCAGACGAGAATAGCGATCGTTTTCGTCGATGACGAAAGTCTCTTGGTCGCTTTTGTTGGGTTCAGGATTCATTCGAGCCTTGGGTTGCGATTCAATTTGAAAGTGATCAGGAGAGCGAGTTTCCGGACTGCAATCACCGCGAGCGGGAGTGGCAAGTTCGACCTGCGGAGCAATATACTCACCGCGTTGTCGAGGTTATCTAATCCAGAAACACGATACCAGTATTTTTCAATTCATTCGCTACATCGGGCTGGATATTGTCTTCCGGGTCAATAAAAGAAATGCCGTCTTCGATGATTTCGATTTCGGACGCATCCACAAAAGCCGACTCTTCGGCTGGACTTTCGTTTTCACTCGACGACGATTCGGATGAAAGCAACTCCGAGGGTTCGACTTCGACGGAAATCACTTCATCAGAAACAACTTCAACATCAGACTCGTCGAGCCGAATGACTTCGCTTTCCGAGCCAACCGAATCATCAAACTCGCCAGAACTCGATTCCACCGCAATTGGTTCTGCCGAAGATGTCACATCGATCACCTCAGACTCGGACCGGTTAACTCGATCCCGAAACCGATTCGCCAACGCTCCCAACACACCAAAAACAGACTTTCCGTCTTGAGCCTTCGATTCGGAGAT is part of the Mariniblastus fucicola genome and harbors:
- a CDS encoding RING finger protein — protein: MAGVAILLFVVFLLGAFAIVFGMVNLLTGTGRSRRKRRQSKNAILAPIRSRFGAENLRPNRLGEVNVFRPALLFDYGRTMARLKHFGTPWGNAARKTILEVDFELPVGQTLSVESRSLDSDAAVENFETGDADFDRQFCVHASDPVFAKQLLTDAVKWKMIELKGLHPAEIRFEFENDRLRTISKQWFRHGRDLLDFVQGGLELFDQLMLHKADGLEFLRENQAAVIEDFRCPICSDDVMHDMVVCKRCKTPHCAECWEYNGKCATFACMEERCIRVQEHEL
- a CDS encoding HesA/MoeB/ThiF family protein is translated as MNPEPNKSDQETFVIDENDRYSRLKLIGWWEQERIAAAKILVVGAGALGNEVLKNLCLLGVGTIYIIDFDVVQESNLTRSVLFRSRHEGQPKASVITEMASDLNPDCTLIPIEGNVLTDIGIGLIRDMDVVIGCLDNREARLWVNRMSWKANTPWIDGGIQEINGVTKVFVPGDGPCYECGMTENDYRLISLRYSCPLLRQEDIQQGKVPTAPTIASIIGGMQVQEALKLLHDLPTDDGSAMVFNGAANQFYKTKFTPKEDCLSHETYEDVIESELTHESTLQEVCQFLELEEATLILDRDFLVRLNCRTCESHKQIDRPLCLVGSSEGVCDSCQQPLQPETVSEVSLNGEFANRSLASLGIPDWDVIKIRTPSETRFVLLNKAG